A stretch of Verrucomicrobiota bacterium DNA encodes these proteins:
- a CDS encoding TolC family protein has product MSLTSARASSDSVSIPASKDKQAPIPSSAEMTRQMELMAKLHDYSFVDPKKSYTLPELVNLAQRHNPSTRISWETAVQAAASTGMTEAQFYPTLTVTSSYGGGYWSQDLTGARSQSGIVVPVNFNDKASGNYSNLSAGVNLRYTLFDFGQRIANTKAAKRTQTAANLSFNATHQQITFLVTKAYYTLETDRRLIETAEVSAKSAEDVLGSTQAKYDQGLLTEPILLQAKQAKAQAAFDLVNARSNWEVARLNLIQVIGAEPECGLQVANYDFSRLDSRLQAPLDQFVQAALKQKPDLLAKVAKAQSAEQSLRATKAGTLPQFSIKGVQSYQNFNTTINGGEIHDVGLSFQNYGGSVNVEWPFFDGGLNRSKVKQAASSWREANEAVLQAREEALATVWRSYTTAKASIERKQSADDLLKASQSSYDALLASFDLGRTSIQDVLSARTSLAKAMATKAECDQSIAASLATLAYASGQL; this is encoded by the coding sequence ATGTCATTGACATCGGCAAGAGCTTCCAGCGACTCGGTCTCCATTCCTGCATCCAAGGACAAACAGGCCCCCATTCCCTCCTCGGCGGAAATGACTCGCCAGATGGAGCTCATGGCCAAGCTCCATGATTACAGCTTCGTCGATCCCAAGAAGAGCTACACTCTGCCTGAACTGGTGAACCTGGCCCAGCGTCACAACCCCTCGACCAGAATCTCTTGGGAGACTGCTGTCCAAGCCGCTGCTTCCACAGGCATGACCGAGGCTCAGTTTTATCCCACCCTCACAGTGACGAGTAGTTACGGCGGAGGGTACTGGAGCCAGGACCTCACTGGAGCAAGAAGTCAGTCCGGTATCGTGGTACCCGTAAACTTCAACGATAAGGCCAGTGGTAACTACAGCAACCTGAGCGCCGGGGTGAACCTTCGATACACCCTCTTTGACTTCGGCCAGAGGATCGCAAACACAAAGGCCGCCAAGCGCACCCAAACTGCAGCCAATCTTTCCTTCAACGCCACGCACCAGCAGATCACTTTCCTAGTCACCAAGGCTTACTACACGCTCGAGACCGATCGTCGACTGATCGAGACTGCCGAGGTCTCCGCGAAGTCGGCGGAAGATGTTCTTGGTTCCACACAAGCCAAGTATGATCAGGGCCTTCTGACAGAACCGATCTTGCTTCAAGCCAAACAAGCCAAGGCACAGGCTGCCTTTGATCTGGTCAATGCCCGCTCCAACTGGGAGGTAGCCAGGCTGAATCTGATCCAGGTGATCGGTGCAGAACCGGAATGCGGATTACAGGTTGCAAACTACGATTTCTCGCGTCTCGACAGTCGTCTTCAGGCACCCCTTGACCAATTTGTGCAAGCAGCCTTGAAGCAGAAACCAGACTTACTGGCCAAGGTCGCCAAGGCTCAGTCCGCCGAGCAATCCCTTCGCGCTACGAAAGCAGGTACACTCCCTCAATTCTCCATTAAGGGAGTGCAAAGTTACCAAAATTTCAACACCACGATCAACGGGGGAGAAATTCACGATGTCGGGTTGAGTTTCCAAAACTACGGGGGATCGGTGAATGTCGAATGGCCCTTCTTCGACGGCGGTCTCAACCGAAGCAAGGTGAAGCAGGCGGCCTCATCGTGGAGGGAGGCCAACGAGGCTGTCCTCCAAGCACGAGAGGAGGCCCTTGCCACAGTCTGGCGCTCCTACACGACGGCAAAGGCGTCGATTGAGAGGAAGCAATCTGCGGACGATCTCCTCAAGGCAAGCCAGTCTTCTTATGATGCACTCTTGGCCAGTTTCGACTTGGGCAGGACATCCATTCAGGACGTCCTCTCGGCTCGCACCTCTTTGGCTAAAGCGATGGCGACGAAGGCTGAGTGCGACCAATCAATTGCCGCGAGTTTGGCGACCCTTGCCTACGCGAGCGGGCAGCTCTGA
- a CDS encoding HlyD family efflux transporter periplasmic adaptor subunit has product MTTEEQKNPTGLAENPADRHSSKAILGAAIGWSFVILAILASVITYAWNSRNPRCNNGVLVADMIGIAPRVSGPIKELPIKDNQLVHKGDILFEINPAPYEIAVQSSKANLAMAEGALKNAGLQIAAQEDQAKAAQASLDQAQAKLATAKDNYDRIAPLLAKHYASAQDVSDAKNTMQSAQAGVAASQAQLLSAQSSVLSIAEAQAKRDAAAANLAQAELNLKYCTVKAPFDALISQMSISRGAFASEGQQVFTLIDIHSWWVCEPYREGQIQKMKTGDPATVELKTAAGKFFKGTVESIGWGATPQALQKSILPVIPQALDWVQLEQRFPVRIKLADDVPPEILRVGTTATATVHTGR; this is encoded by the coding sequence ATGACTACCGAAGAGCAAAAGAATCCCACCGGACTTGCTGAAAACCCAGCGGATCGCCATTCCAGCAAGGCCATCCTGGGGGCCGCGATTGGTTGGAGCTTCGTGATCCTGGCGATCTTAGCCTCGGTCATCACCTACGCATGGAACTCCCGCAATCCCCGCTGCAATAACGGCGTGCTCGTGGCCGACATGATCGGGATCGCCCCACGGGTGTCGGGGCCAATCAAGGAACTCCCCATCAAGGACAACCAGCTGGTTCACAAGGGGGACATTCTCTTTGAGATCAATCCCGCTCCCTACGAGATCGCCGTGCAGTCGTCAAAAGCCAACCTCGCCATGGCCGAGGGCGCTCTGAAGAACGCCGGATTGCAGATCGCCGCGCAGGAGGATCAGGCGAAGGCGGCGCAGGCCTCGCTCGATCAGGCGCAGGCCAAACTGGCCACGGCCAAGGACAACTACGACCGCATCGCCCCGCTGCTCGCGAAGCACTATGCCAGCGCGCAGGACGTGAGCGATGCCAAGAACACGATGCAGTCTGCCCAAGCTGGAGTCGCCGCCTCGCAGGCGCAGTTGCTCTCGGCCCAATCCTCCGTGCTCAGCATCGCCGAGGCGCAGGCCAAGCGTGACGCCGCCGCCGCGAATCTCGCCCAGGCAGAATTGAACCTGAAGTATTGCACCGTGAAGGCCCCCTTCGATGCCCTGATCTCGCAGATGTCGATTTCCCGGGGAGCGTTTGCCTCCGAGGGGCAGCAGGTCTTCACGCTGATCGACATCCATTCCTGGTGGGTCTGCGAGCCGTACCGCGAGGGCCAGATCCAGAAGATGAAGACGGGCGATCCCGCGACCGTAGAGTTAAAAACCGCCGCGGGGAAATTCTTCAAGGGAACGGTGGAGAGCATTGGATGGGGAGCCACCCCCCAGGCACTGCAGAAGAGCATCCTTCCGGTCATCCCCCAGGCGCTGGATTGGGTCCAGTTGGAACAGCGCTTCCCGGTCAGGATCAAACTTGCCGATGACGTCCCGCCTGAGATCTTGCGCGTCGGAACCACGGCGACCGCAACGGTTCACACGGGTCGCTGA
- a CDS encoding FUSC family protein encodes MGSPSGTMPQPGRGGFTLAGFFRQVLEELRPTPDRLGGTMRIVSACLLIWIVVLTFRNPMADLAVLMVFVFLQRNKMMTRYVAVLAIVALIISSLWIFGIAYLSWNINWLRVLLWGGMFWINFYFMSRLPKVNLIFMLPIIFAAVFCFSFDQDPNPNYLISQLGWLWCAIGLTIMGSFLVEYFFGAPSALDLLRAEVRRGLDRIEIHCLKRAVGQLSPLELGVNTGVALDQAKMIQKFGGLTPLQRENCTRIVSALGEIDRVAFEGDLSVPPSASDRADWHHVSRHLDWLRKRLLQGEEWHRAQNADGEIPNAHSFGNARLAEAMKELMDAEACLDSKGEGRGVPSKKMPEEPAPVERKDFTDAEFATRATIATMACYMFASMTDWSGIHTCMITCAVSAMNNVDSQVFKQRLRIIGASIGGMMGFLAMFLIPHMDNLMGVLLVMALGTGISAWVCMGRVKYSYIGVQMGLAFVMLVAQDPHATTEFTVIRDRLVGILVGLFAMRYAFIWWTPKYIRGEEPKVPTNRLIPI; translated from the coding sequence ATGGGATCCCCATCCGGCACGATGCCCCAGCCGGGGAGGGGGGGCTTCACCCTCGCCGGTTTTTTCCGGCAAGTCCTGGAGGAGCTGAGGCCAACGCCTGATCGGTTAGGCGGGACGATGAGAATAGTCAGCGCCTGCCTTCTCATTTGGATCGTTGTCCTGACATTCCGGAATCCCATGGCGGATCTGGCCGTTTTGATGGTCTTCGTCTTTCTCCAGAGAAACAAAATGATGACCCGTTATGTCGCCGTCCTTGCGATTGTTGCCCTGATCATTTCGTCCCTCTGGATTTTCGGGATCGCCTACCTCTCGTGGAATATCAACTGGCTCAGGGTTCTCCTCTGGGGGGGCATGTTCTGGATCAACTTTTATTTCATGAGCAGGCTCCCGAAGGTGAACCTCATCTTCATGCTACCGATCATCTTCGCGGCGGTCTTCTGTTTCAGCTTCGATCAGGATCCCAATCCCAATTATCTCATCAGCCAACTGGGATGGCTCTGGTGCGCCATAGGACTAACCATCATGGGATCGTTCCTGGTCGAGTATTTTTTCGGCGCACCCAGCGCTCTGGATCTGCTCAGGGCAGAAGTACGGAGGGGCCTCGACCGCATCGAGATCCATTGCCTGAAAAGAGCCGTGGGACAACTCTCCCCGCTCGAGCTCGGGGTGAACACGGGTGTTGCTTTGGATCAGGCCAAAATGATCCAGAAGTTCGGAGGCCTGACCCCTCTGCAGAGGGAAAATTGCACCCGGATCGTCTCGGCACTCGGTGAGATCGACCGGGTTGCCTTCGAGGGGGATCTCTCCGTTCCACCCAGTGCCTCCGATCGGGCTGATTGGCATCACGTTTCAAGGCACCTGGATTGGCTCAGGAAGCGTCTTTTGCAAGGGGAGGAGTGGCATCGCGCGCAAAATGCGGATGGTGAAATTCCCAACGCCCATTCCTTCGGTAATGCACGACTGGCCGAAGCCATGAAGGAGTTGATGGATGCCGAGGCATGCCTCGATTCCAAGGGAGAGGGTCGCGGAGTTCCGTCAAAAAAAATGCCCGAGGAGCCTGCCCCGGTTGAAAGGAAAGATTTCACCGACGCGGAATTCGCCACCAGGGCGACTATTGCGACCATGGCCTGTTACATGTTTGCCAGCATGACCGACTGGAGCGGCATTCATACCTGCATGATCACCTGCGCGGTCTCAGCCATGAACAATGTCGATTCACAGGTCTTCAAGCAGCGCCTTCGCATCATCGGCGCCTCGATCGGAGGGATGATGGGATTCCTTGCCATGTTCCTGATCCCCCACATGGACAATCTCATGGGAGTCCTGCTCGTGATGGCTCTCGGAACCGGGATCAGCGCCTGGGTCTGCATGGGGCGGGTGAAGTATTCCTACATCGGCGTGCAGATGGGGCTGGCCTTTGTGATGCTTGTCGCCCAAGACCCTCACGCCACCACCGAGTTCACCGTGATCAGGGACCGTCTGGTCGGGATTTTGGTGGGCCTTTTCGCCATGCGCTACGCCTTCATCTGGTGGACGCCCAAATACATCCGGGGCGAAGAACCCAAGGTGCCCACAAACCGGCTTATTCCCATCTGA
- a CDS encoding RpiB/LacA/LacB family sugar-phosphate isomerase, whose product MLVGLATDHGGFELKEELVAQLKAAGHEVVDFGAHQLSHDDDYPDYVVPLAHAVVAGEVERGIAICGSGVGASVCANKIEGVHACLIHDHFSAKQGVEDDHMNILCMGGRTVGPCVAWDLVESFLKAEYSQEPRHLRRLGKVALLDSRKA is encoded by the coding sequence ATGCTCGTAGGACTTGCAACCGACCATGGGGGATTTGAGCTCAAGGAAGAGCTGGTAGCCCAGCTTAAAGCTGCCGGGCATGAGGTTGTAGACTTCGGGGCCCATCAGCTTAGCCATGACGATGACTATCCCGACTACGTTGTTCCTCTGGCTCATGCTGTAGTGGCCGGTGAGGTGGAGCGCGGTATTGCGATCTGCGGCAGCGGGGTCGGAGCTTCTGTCTGTGCCAATAAGATCGAGGGAGTACATGCCTGCCTGATCCATGATCATTTCTCCGCCAAGCAGGGAGTCGAAGACGATCATATGAACATCCTCTGTATGGGCGGTCGTACCGTGGGCCCCTGCGTCGCCTGGGATCTCGTGGAGTCGTTTCTCAAAGCAGAGTACAGTCAGGAACCACGTCACTTGCGGCGTCTGGGCAAGGTGGCGCTGCTTGATTCTCGGAAGGCTTGA
- a CDS encoding paraquat-inducible protein A — protein MVPFGKRTLQPPLALSMTGLFLLLLANTTPILTFEVVGRSQADYMITGVIELWNQGYFLIALLVCFAGIIAPALYLSSVFYISLATVFRIKLPGLRRVFSLGRAVNPWNLIPVYSIATVVSVVKLKMLGEVHWEPGARFVLAVAVMSILCHQISDKQIALERLEEMGVEIT, from the coding sequence ATGGTTCCCTTCGGAAAACGGACCCTTCAGCCACCCCTGGCTCTCTCGATGACGGGGCTTTTTCTTCTCCTGCTTGCCAATACGACGCCGATCCTGACCTTTGAGGTCGTCGGGAGGTCGCAGGCCGACTACATGATCACGGGTGTGATTGAATTATGGAATCAGGGATATTTTCTGATCGCCTTGCTTGTTTGTTTCGCCGGGATCATTGCTCCGGCGCTTTATCTTTCCTCTGTCTTCTACATCTCGCTCGCTACTGTTTTCCGAATCAAGCTGCCCGGGCTGCGCAGGGTTTTTTCTCTTGGACGCGCTGTTAATCCTTGGAACCTCATCCCAGTCTATTCGATCGCGACGGTTGTTTCGGTGGTTAAGTTAAAGATGCTAGGAGAGGTGCATTGGGAACCGGGCGCGCGGTTTGTGCTGGCTGTGGCTGTCATGTCGATCCTCTGCCATCAGATCTCGGACAAGCAGATTGCCTTGGAACGTCTTGAGGAGATGGGTGTGGAGATCACATGA
- a CDS encoding paraquat-inducible protein A, which translates to MMNLSDQTRLNLSRALVVTGLILYIPSNIMPVMTMSLVGKVDPLTVMGGVIELYDSGLPLIAGVVFLASFVLPFAKLAALAWVLFLHGSPSLRRERSKVFKIVHRIGSWSMIDIFLLAVLAAVGQLGALASVRAEPGCIVFAIVLLCSLVAAEIYKPRLIWEDA; encoded by the coding sequence ATGATGAACCTTTCAGACCAAACCCGCCTCAATCTCTCCCGAGCACTCGTTGTGACGGGTTTGATCCTCTATATTCCCTCCAACATCATGCCGGTGATGACGATGTCTCTTGTCGGCAAGGTGGATCCTTTGACAGTTATGGGAGGGGTTATTGAACTCTACGACTCCGGCCTTCCCTTGATTGCCGGGGTAGTTTTTCTGGCCAGTTTTGTCCTGCCCTTTGCGAAACTGGCGGCGTTGGCCTGGGTTCTCTTCCTGCATGGTTCACCATCCCTGAGGCGAGAACGGAGCAAAGTTTTTAAGATTGTTCACCGGATTGGAAGCTGGTCGATGATCGATATCTTTCTTCTAGCTGTCCTTGCCGCTGTGGGCCAGTTGGGGGCACTTGCCTCGGTTCGAGCCGAACCGGGATGCATTGTTTTTGCCATTGTGCTTCTATGCAGTCTTGTCGCCGCTGAAATTTACAAACCCCGCCTGATCTGGGAGGATGCGTAG
- a CDS encoding MlaD family protein, translating into MSTPSNPQQDHGIVVPKKRLQISWVWLFPVMAASAAGYMFAHNWLSRGPEILIEFANAPGIRADKTKLIYRGVEAGIVDKVELDAKLEKVKVHVRLQKFAEGIAREGSTFWIDQPVISLSGASGIDSLINGNSIQASMGTGAFSARFTGAENAPVVSLNKIHDLIRLRGAIAPYLEAGSQVYFRGVVVGVVRTKALDDHNQPYLDVLIDDQYEDLLRGNARFWITSPTDVKIGSGVFKINFSGLKTLLFGAINFDFFGDIGNRVSAGAEFQLYANPSAARANSEPIILEFNNAQGILPGETQLRYLGVPVGIVDKVEPADGKALVTARLVPGYENLRSRGSVFSVTRPVISLQKVSGLETLVSGIYIDCIPGAKGPAVDRFKGVTQEQAALIQPGDPGFRVVLNSPSTKIGVGSEVRYRGISVGRVIKKALSPDGQNISLTLTIDNQYAPLLHVYTRFWDSSGVNISGGLISLNVRAPALESSALTCIDFATPEGVAMGDPVKPGHVYTLFNSPKKDWLQWMPDIPLTK; encoded by the coding sequence ATGAGCACTCCATCAAACCCACAGCAGGACCACGGGATTGTCGTGCCGAAGAAGCGCTTGCAAATCTCCTGGGTTTGGCTTTTTCCCGTTATGGCCGCATCGGCCGCAGGATACATGTTTGCTCATAACTGGCTCAGTCGCGGGCCCGAAATCCTGATTGAGTTCGCAAACGCCCCAGGGATACGTGCCGACAAGACGAAGTTGATTTACCGTGGGGTGGAGGCCGGCATCGTGGACAAGGTGGAACTTGATGCAAAACTGGAAAAGGTTAAGGTACACGTACGGTTGCAGAAATTCGCAGAGGGTATCGCGCGCGAAGGATCTACTTTCTGGATCGATCAACCGGTAATCAGCCTGAGCGGTGCTTCCGGGATCGATTCTCTCATCAACGGAAATTCCATCCAGGCATCGATGGGCACTGGCGCATTTTCCGCCCGCTTCACTGGGGCCGAAAATGCCCCGGTCGTCTCGCTGAACAAGATTCATGACCTGATCAGGCTACGGGGGGCGATAGCTCCTTATCTAGAGGCGGGTTCGCAGGTCTACTTCCGCGGAGTTGTTGTGGGTGTTGTTAGGACAAAGGCTTTAGACGATCACAACCAGCCCTATCTCGACGTCCTGATCGACGATCAGTACGAGGATCTCCTTCGGGGCAATGCGAGATTCTGGATTACGTCGCCAACAGATGTAAAAATAGGGTCGGGTGTTTTTAAAATCAATTTTTCGGGACTTAAGACGCTGCTCTTCGGTGCCATCAATTTTGACTTTTTCGGAGATATTGGGAATCGGGTCAGCGCGGGAGCTGAGTTTCAGCTTTATGCCAATCCATCGGCAGCACGTGCCAACTCCGAACCAATCATTTTGGAATTTAACAACGCCCAAGGAATTCTGCCGGGTGAAACTCAGTTGCGCTACTTGGGAGTCCCTGTTGGAATTGTGGATAAGGTTGAACCCGCTGATGGCAAGGCGCTTGTGACTGCAAGATTGGTGCCGGGATACGAAAACCTCAGGAGTAGAGGATCGGTCTTCTCCGTGACTCGGCCTGTCATCTCACTTCAGAAAGTATCCGGCTTAGAAACTCTCGTGAGCGGCATCTACATTGATTGTATCCCCGGGGCAAAGGGCCCTGCTGTGGATCGTTTCAAAGGAGTGACACAGGAGCAGGCAGCCCTCATCCAGCCGGGAGATCCCGGATTCAGGGTTGTATTGAACTCTCCCTCTACGAAGATCGGCGTGGGTTCGGAAGTCCGCTACAGGGGAATATCCGTGGGAAGAGTCATCAAAAAAGCCCTTTCCCCAGATGGTCAGAACATCAGCCTGACACTCACGATTGATAATCAGTATGCTCCCTTGCTCCATGTGTACACCCGGTTCTGGGATTCCAGCGGAGTGAATATCTCGGGTGGTCTGATTTCTCTCAATGTGCGTGCGCCGGCACTCGAGTCGAGCGCACTGACCTGCATCGATTTTGCAACTCCCGAGGGGGTGGCTATGGGGGATCCGGTGAAACCCGGCCATGTCTACACTCTCTTTAACTCTCCCAAGAAGGATTGGCTTCAATGGATGCCCGACATCCCTCTTACCAAATGA
- a CDS encoding 2-isopropylmalate synthase, which produces MNNDRVLIFDTTLRDGEQCPGASMNLREKLEIARQLARLQVDIIEAGFPIISDGDFEAVKIIASEIQGPVIAGLARCVPKDIEAAGRALLPAGDRARINVFLATSKIHREHKLKKANEEIIRLAVEGVTQAKSMVSDVEFSPEDASRTKPEFLAEVVQAAIEAGATTVNIPDTVGYAMPGQYADLITYLRKHVRDIEKAVISVHCHDDLGMAVANSLAAVQAGARQVEGTFNGIGERAGNAALEEVVMAIKTRPDVFAGLSTGIATKEILKTSRLISRLSGLQVARSKAIIGENAFAHGSGIHQDGILKMRETYEIMDPRDVGWGGTDLPLTKHSGRHAMAARLEQLGLTLTEAEIGPIFTRFKELGDKKKFVYDDDLVALAGDAVAGETGAYNLESLHVVCGGSIVPTATVKLRHNGETLEETSPGNGAVDAAMKAIDRIVKKTGHLAVYLVEAVTEGQDALGEVTLKVDFGDGRLITGKGASTDVIEASARAYVNAINRVLVMQQTATGVDMPRV; this is translated from the coding sequence ATGAATAACGATCGAGTCCTCATTTTCGACACGACACTCCGCGACGGCGAGCAGTGCCCAGGGGCCTCCATGAACCTCCGCGAGAAGCTGGAGATCGCGCGCCAGCTTGCGCGCCTGCAGGTAGACATCATCGAGGCGGGATTCCCCATCATCAGCGACGGCGACTTCGAGGCCGTGAAGATTATTGCGAGCGAGATTCAGGGCCCCGTGATCGCCGGACTTGCGCGCTGCGTTCCCAAGGATATCGAGGCTGCCGGCCGCGCCTTGCTGCCGGCAGGTGATCGCGCCCGCATCAATGTCTTCCTTGCCACTTCCAAGATCCATCGCGAGCACAAGCTCAAGAAGGCCAATGAGGAAATTATCCGCTTGGCCGTCGAGGGAGTGACCCAGGCCAAATCGATGGTCTCCGATGTGGAGTTCTCACCCGAAGATGCCTCGCGCACCAAGCCGGAGTTCCTGGCTGAGGTTGTTCAGGCTGCTATCGAGGCCGGAGCGACCACGGTGAACATTCCCGATACGGTCGGCTACGCCATGCCGGGCCAATACGCCGATCTGATCACCTATCTGCGCAAGCATGTCCGCGACATTGAGAAAGCAGTCATCAGTGTCCATTGCCACGATGATCTCGGTATGGCGGTGGCCAACTCCCTGGCAGCGGTCCAAGCCGGAGCACGTCAAGTCGAGGGGACCTTCAACGGCATCGGCGAGCGCGCAGGCAATGCAGCCCTCGAGGAAGTTGTCATGGCGATCAAGACCCGCCCCGATGTCTTCGCCGGTCTTTCCACGGGCATTGCTACCAAGGAGATTCTCAAGACTTCACGTCTGATCAGCCGACTTAGCGGCCTTCAGGTCGCTCGTAGCAAGGCGATCATCGGTGAGAATGCCTTTGCCCACGGATCGGGAATCCATCAGGACGGCATCCTTAAAATGCGCGAAACCTACGAGATCATGGATCCTCGTGATGTCGGCTGGGGGGGTACCGATCTGCCGCTCACGAAGCACAGCGGTCGGCACGCCATGGCGGCCCGTCTCGAGCAGCTGGGACTGACACTCACGGAGGCCGAGATCGGCCCGATTTTCACGCGCTTCAAGGAGCTTGGGGACAAGAAAAAGTTTGTCTATGACGATGATCTGGTCGCCCTGGCGGGCGATGCTGTTGCTGGAGAGACGGGGGCCTACAACCTCGAATCCCTCCATGTTGTCTGCGGTGGAAGCATTGTTCCAACGGCCACGGTCAAGCTGCGGCATAACGGGGAGACTCTTGAGGAAACCAGCCCTGGCAACGGTGCCGTCGATGCGGCCATGAAGGCGATCGATCGGATCGTGAAGAAGACCGGCCACCTCGCCGTCTATCTTGTCGAGGCTGTCACCGAGGGCCAGGACGCCCTTGGAGAGGTCACATTGAAAGTCGATTTTGGGGATGGACGACTCATCACCGGCAAGGGAGCCTCCACCGACGTGATCGAGGCCTCTGCCCGAGCCTACGTGAACGCCATCAATCGCGTACTCGTGATGCAGCAGACCGCGACAGGCGTCGACATGCCTAGAGTTTGA
- a CDS encoding LemA family protein: MNKTLLIILGVLVLLVLSAVGTYNGLVGNSQAVDASWAQVQNVYQRRADLIPNLVQTVQGAANFEKSTIVQVTEARASVGKVQINQNQAPTDPAQLAQFQQAQGQLGSALSRLLVVAENYPDLKATANFRDLQAQLEGTENRISVERGRFNSAVQAYDTKIRTFPTVLFAGMLGFQQKPYFQATAGAETTPAVKFDFGAAPTPAK, translated from the coding sequence ATGAATAAAACACTCCTCATCATCCTCGGTGTCCTTGTCCTCCTGGTTCTAAGTGCCGTGGGCACATACAATGGCCTTGTCGGAAACTCGCAGGCTGTCGATGCCTCGTGGGCCCAGGTTCAGAATGTCTACCAGCGCCGGGCCGACCTGATTCCGAATCTTGTTCAGACCGTGCAGGGCGCCGCCAACTTCGAGAAGTCGACGATTGTTCAGGTCACCGAGGCGCGCGCCTCTGTCGGTAAAGTCCAGATCAACCAGAACCAGGCGCCCACCGATCCGGCCCAATTGGCCCAGTTCCAGCAAGCCCAGGGTCAGCTCGGTTCCGCCCTCTCTCGCCTGCTTGTAGTGGCGGAGAATTATCCCGATCTGAAGGCTACTGCCAACTTCCGCGACCTCCAGGCCCAGCTAGAGGGGACGGAGAACCGCATCTCGGTCGAACGCGGTCGCTTCAACAGCGCCGTGCAGGCCTACGACACGAAGATCCGCACGTTCCCGACGGTTCTCTTTGCCGGAATGCTCGGCTTTCAGCAGAAGCCTTACTTCCAGGCAACCGCCGGCGCCGAGACTACTCCTGCAGTGAAATTCGATTTTGGCGCTGCTCCGACACCGGCAAAGTAA
- a CDS encoding TPM domain-containing protein, which produces MLRNLLLGLLLLLGIGLGKVSAEALPPAPTQYVTDEAGVITPGLIAQLNQRLAAFEKQTSNQIVAVVYPKLADGQSIEEYAQQLYSAWHIGQKKTSNGVLIIICVQDHKAWIQTGYGLEGAMPDVLCTRIVRETMAPAFRAGNYGAGLASGITAVMQATKGEYKGTGHANGKPTTLKDFLFSPLGFFLLVMIVLIITGRNRRGGGPGSGAGMGLGSAAATGFLLGGLGSGFGGGQGQGGGGGDGGGFSGGGGESGGGGGGGDW; this is translated from the coding sequence ATGCTGAGAAACCTTCTCCTTGGTCTGCTGCTCCTGCTTGGGATCGGATTAGGGAAGGTGTCGGCTGAGGCGCTTCCTCCGGCGCCGACGCAGTATGTGACGGATGAGGCCGGGGTAATCACGCCCGGACTTATTGCGCAGCTTAATCAGCGGCTCGCAGCATTCGAGAAGCAGACCTCGAACCAGATAGTGGCGGTGGTTTACCCCAAGCTAGCTGATGGGCAATCCATTGAAGAATACGCGCAGCAGCTCTACTCGGCCTGGCATATTGGCCAGAAAAAAACCTCCAACGGAGTGCTGATAATCATCTGTGTCCAAGACCACAAGGCCTGGATCCAGACCGGGTATGGCTTGGAGGGCGCGATGCCCGATGTGCTGTGTACTAGAATAGTAAGGGAGACAATGGCACCTGCTTTCCGTGCCGGGAACTACGGTGCCGGCCTTGCCTCGGGGATCACGGCGGTGATGCAGGCAACCAAGGGTGAGTACAAGGGGACAGGGCACGCCAATGGGAAGCCCACGACGCTCAAGGATTTTCTCTTTTCTCCGCTAGGGTTCTTCCTGCTGGTGATGATTGTGCTGATCATCACTGGACGGAACCGCCGTGGGGGTGGTCCGGGCTCCGGCGCTGGAATGGGTCTCGGTTCCGCTGCTGCTACGGGCTTCTTACTTGGAGGCTTGGGAAGTGGTTTTGGAGGGGGACAGGGTCAAGGTGGGGGCGGGGGAGATGGCGGTGGATTTTCCGGCGGTGGAGGTGAAAGTGGCGGGGGCGGCGGCGGGGGGGACTGGTAA